CGACTGGCTCACCTCGGTGAGCGCCGTCGTCTGCTCCTCGCCGGCGGCCGCGACCGTCTCGGCTTCGGCCGTGGTCTCCTCGGAGATGGTCGAGGCCTCGTCGACCATCGAGACGACCTCCTGGGTCGAGGCCGCCTGCTGTTCGGTGGCGGCCGAAATCTCTTGAACGCCGTCGTTGGTCTCCTCCGCGTAGGCCGCGATCTCTTCGAGCGCGTCGACGGCCTCCTCGACGGCGTCGCGGTGATCGGCGATCCGCTGGCTCGTACGCTGGACCTCCTCGGCCGTGCGGTCGGTCTGGGCCTTGATCTCCTCGATGCGGTCCTCGATGTCCTCGGCGGTCTCTTTGGTCTCCGAGGCGAGGTCCTTGACCTCGCTGGCGACGACCGAGAAGCCCTCGCCCGCGTCGCCGCTGTCGTTGCGCGAGGCCTCGATGTTGGCGTTCAGCGCCAGCATGTTGGTCTGGCCGGCCACCTCGCCGATGAACTCGACGAGTTCGTCGATCCGGTCGATCTCGTCTTCGAGCGTCTCGATCTCGTCGACGGCGTCCTCGGCTTCCGCCTCGATCGCGTCCATCCCCTCGATGGCGTCGCCGGCGGCCTCCCGGCCCTGCCGGCCCGTCTCGGCGGTCCGCCGGGCGAGGCTCGCGACCTGGTTCGAGGAGGCGGCGATCTGCTCGGTCGTCGTCGACAGCCCGTCCATCTCGCCGTTGATCGCCTGAAGGTTCTCGTTCTGGCGCTCGGCGCCGTCGGAGATCTCCTGGATCGATTCGGCGACCTGCTGGCTCGCGGCGTGGACCTCCTCGGTGCTGGCGGTGACCTCCTCGCTCGAGGCGGCGACCTCCGTCGCGAACTGCGACAGCCGCTCTGCGGTCTCCTCGAGTTGCGCGACCATCCGGTTGAACTCGACGGCGATCTCCGACATCGCCTCGTTCTCGCTCTCGGGGTCGAGCCGGCGGGTGAGGTCGCCCTCGGCGCACTCGCGCATCACGCTCCGGTACTCGTCGGCCTTCTGTTCGAGGTGACGGTTCAGCCGGGCGGTCTCGTCGCGGGCCTGCTCGGCCTGCTCGCGGGCCCGCTGGACCTCCCGGATCTGCTCGCGCAGCGAGACGCGCATGCTGTCGAACGCGTCGTAGAGCTGGCCGATCTCGTCGACGCGGCTCGTCTCCAGTTCGGCGTCGAGGTCGCCCGCTTCGAGTTTCCGTGCCTGCTCGGCCAGCCGACCGAGCGAGCGGGTCGTGTTGCGCCCGACGACGGCGCC
The Salinilacihabitans rarus DNA segment above includes these coding regions:
- a CDS encoding methyl-accepting chemotaxis protein; translation: MSDSSTLSPIRRLKGSFSLKLAVLFLAVVVVIAAIGGIIYVQTGTALEESTEETMERSTVLQANTLAEWVDRTEATSRHLAETDVVRAGDETAIGPYLEAERAEAPASVAAIHYYDRGTRTVLESSESGVAASAYADAEVEWTVDGLAFDEGSPTTVTHPYHDPVIDAPAVAFVSQVPDNDGRAIVVVIDLEAQTGQLERPSTADGAFTHVVDERGTVVMSHHREDINTQNMGAEDEFEVESMAVDRGIDGETDYVEMEMGGHGHSSVMAMGFAPVPGADWVVMTHVPVEAAYALQDDITQSVLALVAFSVLGLGFVGAVVGRNTTRSLGRLAEQARKLEAGDLDAELETSRVDEIGQLYDAFDSMRVSLREQIREVQRAREQAEQARDETARLNRHLEQKADEYRSVMRECAEGDLTRRLDPESENEAMSEIAVEFNRMVAQLEETAERLSQFATEVAASSEEVTASTEEVHAASQQVAESIQEISDGAERQNENLQAINGEMDGLSTTTEQIAASSNQVASLARRTAETGRQGREAAGDAIEGMDAIEAEAEDAVDEIETLEDEIDRIDELVEFIGEVAGQTNMLALNANIEASRNDSGDAGEGFSVVASEVKDLASETKETAEDIEDRIEEIKAQTDRTAEEVQRTSQRIADHRDAVEEAVDALEEIAAYAEETNDGVQEISAATEQQAASTQEVVSMVDEASTISEETTAEAETVAAAGEEQTTALTEVSQSASALSEQAARLSADLDEFETDADVELDHTVPTDPVEDRENPFDEAPAGDGDEDETFTFVDSTDAPEESEGTDEAKW